A genomic stretch from Thermonema lapsum includes:
- a CDS encoding phosphoribosylanthranilate isomerase has translation MGLKTFVKVSVNNLSDARYCAGMGVDMLGFCMEAENPNFVSPEKYFEIIGWLAGVEFIAEFHNYDLQQINKVLADYPVHGLQVDREDVLEELRQISINTDVHGLPVLFRLCLHAHMNLFTIEPLLEKYHKLVKMFVIESEVDRLTVSEMQQLKKLAEKYPIMLGYGIKADNINLLLAEVPLKGISLHGNDELRPGLKDFDQLADILEAIEVD, from the coding sequence ATGGGACTAAAAACCTTTGTAAAGGTCAGCGTCAACAATTTGAGTGATGCCCGCTATTGCGCTGGAATGGGGGTAGATATGCTGGGGTTTTGTATGGAAGCCGAAAATCCCAATTTCGTTTCTCCGGAAAAGTACTTCGAAATCATCGGGTGGCTGGCAGGTGTGGAATTCATTGCCGAATTCCATAACTATGACCTGCAGCAAATCAACAAAGTGCTGGCAGACTATCCGGTGCATGGTTTGCAAGTAGATAGGGAAGATGTGTTGGAGGAGCTGCGCCAAATCTCTATCAATACAGATGTGCACGGCTTGCCTGTTTTATTCCGCCTTTGCCTGCATGCACACATGAACCTGTTTACTATAGAGCCGCTGCTGGAAAAATACCATAAACTGGTGAAGATGTTTGTGATTGAGTCGGAAGTAGACCGCCTGACAGTGTCGGAAATGCAGCAACTCAAAAAGTTAGCAGAGAAATATCCCATCATGTTGGGTTATGGCATTAAGGCGGACAACATCAACTTGCTGCTGGCGGAAGTGCCCCTAAAAGGCATATCGCTTCATGGCAATGACGAACTCCGCCCCGGCTTGAAGGACTTCGACCAGCTGGCTGACATACTCGAAGCCATAGAAGTAGATTAG
- a CDS encoding thioredoxin family protein, whose amino-acid sequence MAVITSTDQDFQSLLEEHSKVIAKFYASWCGTCRLIAPKYRRLSDDERFAGIAFLDINAEESPEARKAAQVNNLPTFAIFHKGKLVESAATGKEEGIVALLEKLKNL is encoded by the coding sequence ATGGCAGTTATTACAAGTACAGACCAAGATTTTCAAAGCTTACTGGAAGAACATTCCAAAGTTATCGCCAAGTTTTACGCCAGCTGGTGCGGCACCTGTCGTCTTATAGCTCCCAAGTACCGCCGCCTCTCCGACGATGAGCGTTTTGCTGGCATTGCGTTTTTGGATATCAACGCCGAAGAAAGCCCCGAGGCACGCAAAGCTGCCCAAGTGAACAATCTGCCTACCTTTGCCATTTTCCACAAAGGTAAACTGGTAGAAAGCGCAGCCACCGGCAAGGAAGAAGGTATAGTAGCCCTATTGGAAAAACTCAAAAACCTCTAA
- a CDS encoding DUF6952 family protein, with amino-acid sequence MKIPAIKKLVQQYDEATLAAAEQALEAGEPLAIEVEGEDEGEQLTHIIAARWILEKMHKEGMDFTSAMRAYAQMVRSSIS; translated from the coding sequence ATGAAAATACCTGCTATCAAAAAGTTGGTACAACAATACGATGAAGCTACCTTGGCAGCCGCTGAGCAAGCCCTTGAAGCAGGCGAGCCGCTTGCCATAGAAGTAGAAGGCGAAGACGAAGGGGAGCAGCTGACCCACATCATAGCTGCCCGCTGGATTCTTGAAAAGATGCACAAAGAAGGCATGGACTTTACCTCTGCCATGCGCGCTTATGCCCAAATGGTGCGTAGCAGTATTTCCTGA
- the lpxB gene encoding lipid-A-disaccharide synthase codes for MKYFIIAGEKSGDLHASNLAKELQAIDPQAQIRGWGGESMQAAGVEVLRHYNDMAFMGFWEVIKNLPTIRRFLKECQQQIKDFHPDAVILVDYGGFNMKVAEFCHRDGFRTFYYISPKVWAWNTGRAYKIKRLIEHMFVIFPFEKEFYARFGYEVDYVGNPIMDAIASHRRDEHFLTKNQIDAKRPIIALLPGSRRQELKLLLPEMVEVSHRFPDYQFVVAGISHLPQEWYAACRSNPAIRLVYDATYDLLSHAHAALVTSGTATLETALFGVPEVVVYKAGWLNYHIAKAVAKVNYISLVNIVMGREVVPELIQNDCNPNDIHRHLQEILHGDKRKRMLDDYASLRELLGAPGASKRTASLIWQYLQETK; via the coding sequence ATGAAGTACTTTATCATAGCAGGCGAGAAATCGGGCGACCTGCACGCCTCCAACTTGGCAAAAGAATTGCAAGCTATCGACCCACAGGCGCAGATACGTGGTTGGGGGGGCGAATCGATGCAAGCAGCCGGCGTAGAGGTGCTCCGCCACTACAACGACATGGCATTCATGGGTTTTTGGGAAGTCATCAAAAACCTGCCAACCATTCGCCGTTTCCTGAAAGAGTGCCAACAACAAATCAAGGATTTCCACCCCGATGCCGTCATATTGGTTGATTACGGAGGCTTCAACATGAAAGTAGCCGAGTTTTGTCATCGTGATGGCTTTCGCACCTTCTACTACATCTCACCGAAAGTATGGGCATGGAATACAGGGCGGGCATATAAAATCAAGCGCCTCATCGAGCATATGTTTGTTATTTTTCCCTTTGAAAAGGAGTTCTATGCTCGCTTTGGCTATGAAGTGGACTATGTAGGCAACCCCATCATGGATGCCATTGCCAGCCATCGGCGCGATGAACACTTTCTTACCAAAAACCAAATAGACGCTAAGCGCCCTATCATAGCGCTCTTGCCCGGCAGCCGTCGCCAAGAGCTCAAGCTGTTGCTTCCCGAGATGGTAGAGGTGAGCCACCGCTTTCCCGATTATCAATTTGTGGTGGCAGGCATCAGCCACCTACCCCAAGAATGGTATGCTGCCTGCCGTTCCAACCCAGCCATACGCCTTGTGTATGATGCCACCTACGACCTGCTATCGCATGCCCATGCTGCCCTTGTTACTTCGGGGACAGCCACGCTGGAAACTGCCTTGTTCGGAGTGCCCGAAGTAGTGGTATATAAAGCCGGATGGCTCAACTATCACATAGCCAAAGCCGTTGCCAAGGTCAATTATATTTCGCTTGTGAACATTGTCATGGGGCGCGAGGTAGTGCCTGAACTGATACAAAACGACTGTAATCCCAATGACATCCATCGTCATTTGCAGGAAATACTGCATGGCGACAAGCGCAAGCGCATGCTTGATGATTACGCATCTTTGCGCGAATTGCTGGGCGCTCCGGGAGCATCCAAACGCACCGCCTCACTCATCTGGCAATACTTACAAGAAACAAAATAG
- a CDS encoding YbjN domain-containing protein, translated as MGDINYYANIIEDCIRDLGLDPVQMRGELEGQWNLKRGSASVYVDLWRSDTSKQIYFQLLAPVVGVPPTNREQFFHELLQINHTLYGVAFSVKDNYAYIKMIREAEGLDKSEASAMIERIGYYADLYDDRLREKYFGR; from the coding sequence ATGGGAGACATCAACTATTACGCAAATATCATCGAAGACTGTATTCGCGACTTAGGGCTTGACCCTGTGCAAATGCGTGGTGAGTTGGAAGGGCAGTGGAATCTGAAGCGAGGTTCTGCGTCGGTATATGTGGATTTGTGGCGCTCAGATACCTCAAAGCAGATTTACTTCCAACTGCTGGCACCGGTCGTAGGGGTGCCGCCTACCAATCGTGAGCAGTTCTTTCATGAGTTGCTTCAAATCAACCATACCCTGTATGGTGTGGCTTTTTCGGTGAAAGACAATTATGCCTACATTAAAATGATACGTGAAGCAGAAGGCTTGGATAAAAGCGAAGCTTCTGCCATGATAGAGCGTATCGGCTATTATGCAGACCTTTACGACGACAGGCTGCGTGAAAAGTATTTCGGAAGATAG
- a CDS encoding patatin-like phospholipase family protein: MIKHFWQEWVVSRLFYSMPVQLLLLQLRSRIALVSIWVFLSTIVTRTIGMDVGLPYLLLEPEYLNRVDFLSMFIVGITLGGFIMSYHIACYILDGLKFPFIAHSRRPFFKFSINNSLLPFSFLIIYIGSFIEFQQSSAFASQEFIGWRLGGLLLGTLLMCSLFFVYFFLTNKDIFKISQRLGERVRRFQLVRMNLMGRYKEVRKQKIRVDYYLDGWRWQKVSEGVPVSRKELLMVFDQNHFNSIVIQSTVFLFILFLGNYSDSPYFQIPAGASLFLLLTILTMALGAFTFWTRHWASVAFLLLLIGAEILVRQGVFSLPFQAYGLNYDTAPAPYNLGRLREINSDSAYVNDYRYTRIALENWRKKFPKDAKPKLVVVCVSGGGLRAALWAFRCLQYTDSTLNGSLMDHTVLITGASGGMVGAAYFRELYLRRILGEPINIYSTAYFNNLARDYLNPIIFHWFVNDMFLRFQPFDYKGKRYFKDRGYAWEEKFNLNTGGLLDKPLCEYKEPELLALVPMFVLSPMIANDGRRLYISPLPMSYLCVQSPFEKRFRNNKIKGVELRRLLDKQEGESLRFLSALRMNATFPYIAPNVKLPTDPVIEIMDAGLVDNYGISTAVRFLYVFRDWIVKNTSGVLIVAIRDSQKDSPLPKPIKPSLFERLFTPIRSIYADNMFTQDIFNDDLLEYAKSWYEQYIPFDKIEFQYVPISKDMAEIEQRLSGQVINPDKIIKIERAALSWHLTAKERESIWRTIYETRNQAALRWLEQRLMP; this comes from the coding sequence ATGATAAAGCACTTTTGGCAGGAGTGGGTGGTCTCACGTCTCTTTTACTCTATGCCGGTGCAGTTGCTACTGCTTCAGCTGCGCAGCAGGATAGCACTTGTTTCTATCTGGGTATTTTTGTCGACGATTGTTACGCGTACCATAGGGATGGATGTGGGGCTTCCGTATTTGCTTCTGGAGCCGGAGTACCTCAATCGGGTCGATTTTCTGAGTATGTTCATTGTAGGCATCACTTTGGGGGGCTTTATTATGTCCTATCATATTGCCTGTTATATTCTTGATGGTTTGAAATTCCCCTTCATAGCTCACAGCCGCCGTCCTTTTTTCAAATTCAGCATAAACAACAGCCTATTGCCTTTTTCTTTTTTGATAATCTACATAGGCTCTTTTATCGAATTTCAGCAAAGTAGCGCCTTCGCTTCACAGGAATTCATCGGCTGGCGGCTTGGCGGTTTACTGCTGGGTACCCTGTTGATGTGCAGTCTCTTTTTTGTGTATTTCTTCCTGACCAACAAAGATATTTTCAAAATCTCGCAACGTCTGGGAGAGCGTGTGCGTCGTTTTCAGCTGGTGCGTATGAACCTGATGGGGCGCTACAAAGAGGTACGCAAACAAAAAATAAGGGTAGATTATTATCTGGACGGATGGCGGTGGCAGAAAGTATCGGAGGGGGTACCTGTCTCGCGCAAGGAATTGCTGATGGTGTTTGACCAAAACCACTTTAACTCTATTGTTATTCAGTCCACTGTCTTCCTTTTCATCCTCTTTTTGGGAAATTACAGCGACAGCCCCTACTTTCAGATTCCGGCGGGTGCCAGTCTCTTTTTGCTGCTTACGATTCTTACCATGGCATTGGGGGCTTTTACCTTCTGGACACGCCATTGGGCTAGCGTTGCTTTCTTGTTGCTATTGATAGGAGCGGAAATATTGGTACGTCAAGGGGTGTTTAGTTTACCATTTCAGGCATATGGCTTGAATTATGACACGGCGCCGGCTCCCTACAATCTGGGACGCTTGCGCGAAATCAATAGCGATTCTGCCTATGTCAATGACTATCGTTATACGCGCATTGCCCTTGAGAATTGGCGCAAAAAATTTCCGAAAGATGCCAAACCCAAACTGGTGGTGGTGTGTGTGAGTGGGGGCGGCTTGCGCGCGGCACTGTGGGCTTTCCGTTGTCTGCAATATACCGATAGCACACTGAACGGCTCGCTGATGGACCATACCGTACTCATAACCGGTGCTTCGGGGGGGATGGTGGGCGCCGCTTATTTTCGGGAGTTGTATTTGCGGCGTATCTTGGGCGAGCCCATCAATATTTATTCTACGGCTTATTTCAATAACTTGGCTCGCGACTATCTGAATCCTATCATCTTCCATTGGTTTGTCAATGATATGTTTTTGCGCTTTCAGCCTTTTGACTACAAAGGCAAGCGTTATTTCAAAGACCGTGGCTATGCATGGGAAGAGAAGTTCAATTTGAATACCGGTGGGCTTTTGGATAAGCCGCTATGCGAGTACAAAGAGCCGGAGTTGCTGGCGCTGGTGCCTATGTTTGTGCTTTCGCCTATGATTGCCAACGACGGGCGGCGGCTCTATATCTCGCCTCTGCCTATGTCTTATTTGTGTGTGCAGAGCCCTTTTGAAAAGCGTTTTAGAAATAACAAAATTAAGGGAGTGGAATTGCGTCGCTTGCTCGACAAACAAGAGGGTGAGTCCTTACGTTTTTTGAGTGCCCTACGCATGAATGCCACCTTCCCCTACATTGCGCCCAACGTGAAGCTGCCCACCGACCCCGTCATAGAAATCATGGATGCTGGCTTAGTGGATAATTACGGCATCAGCACGGCGGTTCGTTTCCTGTATGTTTTCCGAGATTGGATAGTGAAAAATACCAGTGGGGTGCTTATCGTAGCTATTCGCGACAGCCAAAAAGACTCGCCTCTACCTAAGCCCATTAAGCCTTCGCTTTTTGAACGTTTGTTTACCCCCATACGCAGCATTTACGCCGACAATATGTTTACACAGGATATATTCAACGACGACCTACTGGAATACGCCAAGTCGTGGTATGAGCAATACATTCCTTTTGATAAAATTGAGTTTCAGTATGTACCCATATCCAAAGATATGGCAGAAATAGAACAGCGCTTGAGTGGGCAGGTCATCAATCCAGATAAAATCATCAAGATAGAGCGGGCTGCCCTCAGCTGGCACTTGACAGCCAAAGAAAGAGAGAGCATTTGGCGCACTATCTACGAAACGCGCAACCAAGCGGCTTTGCGGTGGCTTGAGCAGCGCCTTATGCCTTAG
- a CDS encoding TerC/Alx family metal homeostasis membrane protein, translated as MFGSESLFFGAFTVFILLMLLLDLGVFSRKSHEVSFKEAAIWSAVWVSFALGFYFFLLYHGDLIHGIETMEDIKQVIKRYASTAVKVYEGDFERTVAAYRQNMAIEYITGYLLEYSLSADNIFVIILIFNSFRVKERYYKKVLFWGILGALVMRFIFIFVGAALIAKAHWILYVFGAFLLFTGIKMLFEKEGNEEIDPQKHPVVRFASKYFSVYPRYERDRFFVKKEGKFFITPLFLVVLIIEFTDLIFAVDSIPAIFGVTLDPYVVFFSNIFAILGLRSMFFFLANIMNLFHYLKYGLATLLSFIGLKLLAEPWLEDIGFERIYSFYAILIILGVSIGASLLFPLKRTEKTPAISDEIKE; from the coding sequence ATGTTCGGAAGCGAATCTCTTTTTTTTGGAGCTTTCACGGTTTTCATTCTTTTGATGCTTCTGCTCGATTTGGGTGTTTTTTCGCGCAAGTCTCACGAGGTGAGCTTCAAAGAAGCAGCTATTTGGAGTGCTGTGTGGGTATCTTTTGCGCTGGGCTTTTATTTTTTCCTGCTTTATCACGGCGATTTGATTCATGGCATAGAGACTATGGAAGATATTAAGCAGGTGATTAAACGCTATGCTTCCACTGCTGTGAAGGTATATGAGGGGGACTTTGAGCGGACGGTGGCTGCCTACCGCCAAAATATGGCAATAGAATATATCACGGGTTATCTGCTGGAATACTCCCTGTCGGCAGACAATATTTTTGTTATCATTTTGATATTCAACTCTTTTCGGGTAAAAGAGCGTTATTACAAAAAAGTACTATTTTGGGGTATTTTAGGGGCATTGGTCATGCGCTTTATCTTTATCTTCGTGGGAGCAGCGCTCATAGCCAAAGCCCACTGGATACTCTATGTTTTTGGTGCTTTCTTGCTGTTTACAGGCATCAAAATGTTATTTGAAAAAGAGGGTAATGAAGAGATAGACCCCCAAAAGCACCCGGTAGTACGTTTTGCTTCCAAATACTTCTCTGTGTATCCGCGCTATGAACGCGACAGGTTTTTCGTAAAAAAAGAAGGTAAGTTCTTCATTACGCCGCTGTTCTTGGTTGTTCTTATTATAGAGTTCACCGACCTGATATTTGCCGTAGATTCAATTCCGGCTATTTTTGGCGTAACCCTTGACCCTTACGTCGTTTTCTTTTCGAATATATTTGCCATCTTGGGCTTGCGCTCCATGTTCTTTTTCTTAGCCAACATCATGAATCTGTTTCATTATTTGAAGTATGGCTTGGCAACCCTACTTTCATTCATCGGGCTTAAATTGCTGGCAGAACCGTGGCTCGAAGACATCGGCTTTGAACGCATCTATTCGTTTTATGCTATTTTGATTATTTTGGGAGTATCTATCGGAGCTTCGCTGCTTTTTCCGCTTAAACGCACAGAAAAAACACCTGCTATTTCCGATGAAATTAAAGAATAA
- a CDS encoding Rieske (2Fe-2S) protein, with translation MDSKLQWIALPIEKSQLNEQLPPGKLCRIRINNFFLCLAHTTQGNVYAIEDSCPHRGAPLHQGRLNDYEEIICPLHDYRFDLRTGRAAQHYFGCSDALVFPLRWQAGQLYVGLPEKLLDK, from the coding sequence ATGGACAGCAAGTTGCAATGGATAGCCCTTCCCATTGAAAAAAGTCAGTTGAATGAGCAACTCCCTCCCGGCAAGCTATGCCGTATCCGTATCAACAATTTTTTTCTTTGTTTGGCGCACACTACACAGGGCAATGTCTACGCCATTGAAGACAGCTGTCCTCACCGGGGGGCTCCCTTGCATCAAGGCAGGCTAAACGATTACGAAGAAATCATTTGTCCGCTACACGATTACCGCTTCGACTTGCGCACAGGCAGAGCCGCGCAACATTACTTTGGCTGCTCCGACGCGCTTGTTTTTCCACTAAGGTGGCAAGCAGGACAGCTATACGTAGGGTTACCCGAAAAACTACTCGACAAATAA
- a CDS encoding DUF983 domain-containing protein, which yields MDNPKHKGYWQSLAEQRCPHCREGKLFKYPAYSRKFMEMYEECPHCGIRYEREPGFFYGAMYVSYAFQVALFVTVLVALNLLIEEPPIWAYFAGVLIPLFLLYPLFFRYARTLYLYFFSDIKYDPEAAQKAKASQ from the coding sequence ATGGACAATCCAAAGCATAAAGGCTACTGGCAAAGTTTAGCAGAACAGCGTTGCCCCCACTGCCGCGAGGGCAAGTTATTTAAATACCCAGCCTATTCGCGCAAATTCATGGAAATGTACGAGGAGTGTCCTCATTGTGGCATCCGCTACGAGCGGGAGCCGGGCTTTTTCTACGGTGCTATGTACGTGTCTTATGCTTTTCAGGTAGCACTGTTTGTAACGGTACTCGTAGCCCTCAACCTGTTGATAGAAGAACCGCCTATATGGGCTTATTTTGCCGGAGTACTCATTCCTCTTTTTCTACTCTACCCTTTATTTTTTCGCTATGCCCGTACCCTCTATTTATATTTCTTTTCGGACATAAAATACGACCCTGAAGCAGCTCAAAAAGCCAAGGCTTCACAGTAA
- a CDS encoding 3-deoxy-D-manno-octulosonic acid transferase, whose amino-acid sequence MKRIYLLLYDAAWQLTGLLLPVAARLNDKMKRFVEGRQDALNNTAWRDFNRPLAWFHVSSLGEFEQARPLMEAFHAQYPHYQILLTFFSPSGYEVRKDYQGANHVAYLPYDTPKNSRLWYDTYQPSIVFWAKYDYWYHFLTEARRRKLPLILFSALFRPEQVFFKPWGSLHRAMLHAFTHIFVQDVQSKQLLKHHLGIEAQVTGDTRIDRVCAIAAQRSSLPEIERFIGDKTCWIVGSAWKEDIQVIVPYLQSHQGKQQVILAPHDISEPMLKSIEEMLPVASIRYSQWKNLASETRTHRPEVLIIDCIGMLASLYAYGKVAFVGGAFKQGLHNILEAAVYGVPVLFGAPHYKKFREAIELIAAGGAFAVRNAREFEQCMNKLLSEEDTYRQAAQAAHHYVQRNSGATASILNSIRHCLTEQNQPQS is encoded by the coding sequence ATGAAGCGTATTTACCTTCTATTGTATGATGCAGCCTGGCAGCTTACCGGGCTGCTTTTGCCTGTAGCTGCCCGTCTGAATGATAAAATGAAGCGTTTTGTAGAAGGACGCCAAGACGCACTTAATAATACTGCTTGGCGCGATTTCAATCGTCCTTTGGCTTGGTTTCACGTCTCTTCGTTAGGGGAATTTGAACAAGCCCGCCCCTTGATGGAAGCCTTCCACGCACAATATCCACATTACCAAATACTTCTCACTTTCTTTTCGCCTTCGGGTTATGAGGTAAGAAAAGACTATCAGGGGGCAAACCACGTGGCTTATCTGCCCTACGATACGCCCAAAAACAGCCGCCTGTGGTATGATACCTACCAACCCTCCATTGTATTTTGGGCTAAATACGATTATTGGTATCACTTCCTCACCGAAGCAAGACGTCGGAAATTACCACTCATTTTATTCTCTGCCCTTTTTCGTCCCGAACAGGTCTTCTTCAAACCTTGGGGCAGCCTTCACAGAGCCATGCTGCACGCCTTTACCCATATCTTTGTGCAAGACGTGCAGTCGAAACAGCTGTTGAAACATCATTTGGGAATAGAGGCGCAAGTAACAGGCGACACCCGCATTGACCGTGTATGTGCCATTGCCGCCCAACGTTCTTCCCTGCCCGAAATAGAGCGCTTCATAGGCGATAAAACATGCTGGATAGTAGGCAGCGCATGGAAAGAAGACATTCAAGTCATAGTACCCTACTTGCAAAGCCATCAAGGCAAGCAGCAAGTCATTTTAGCCCCACACGATATTAGCGAACCAATGTTGAAGAGCATTGAAGAGATGCTACCTGTGGCTTCAATACGCTACAGCCAGTGGAAAAACCTTGCTTCCGAGACGCGCACACACCGCCCCGAAGTCTTGATTATCGACTGCATCGGTATGCTCGCCTCCTTGTATGCTTACGGCAAAGTGGCTTTTGTAGGGGGAGCTTTCAAGCAAGGGCTTCACAATATACTGGAAGCGGCGGTCTATGGGGTTCCTGTGTTGTTTGGCGCCCCTCACTACAAGAAATTCCGCGAAGCCATAGAGCTTATAGCAGCCGGTGGTGCCTTTGCTGTGCGCAATGCCCGAGAGTTTGAGCAGTGCATGAACAAGCTACTCTCCGAAGAAGACACCTACCGGCAAGCAGCCCAAGCAGCCCACCACTATGTGCAACGCAACAGCGGGGCTACCGCCAGTATATTAAACAGTATTCGCCATTGCCTCACTGAGCAAAATCAACCACAAAGCTAA
- a CDS encoding CBS domain-containing protein, with protein sequence MKKREPVSHIMTREVYTASINDSLASAYRLMKAKKIRHLPVVEGEQLIGILSITDILRLSFGNEEPDENTLSMFKIEQIMKPNPKTVSPEDEIRTVAEILTQEEFHALPVAEDEKLCGIVTTTDIIKYLLKQY encoded by the coding sequence ATGAAAAAGAGAGAACCTGTATCACACATCATGACCCGGGAGGTGTACACCGCAAGTATCAATGACTCTTTAGCCTCTGCCTACCGCCTAATGAAGGCGAAAAAAATACGCCACCTACCAGTAGTAGAAGGAGAACAGCTCATTGGCATATTGAGTATCACTGATATTCTACGCCTCAGCTTTGGAAACGAAGAACCGGATGAAAACACTCTGTCGATGTTCAAGATAGAGCAAATCATGAAACCCAACCCCAAAACAGTAAGCCCAGAAGATGAGATACGTACGGTAGCAGAAATATTAACTCAGGAAGAGTTTCATGCTCTGCCCGTAGCCGAAGACGAAAAACTATGCGGCATTGTAACCACCACCGACATTATCAAATATCTTTTAAAGCAGTACTAA
- a CDS encoding tRNA-binding protein, producing the protein MSSLSFDDFKKIDLRVGTITRAEVNAEARKPAYKLWIDFGELGERRSSAQITRRYRPHELIGRQVIAVVNFPPKQIAHFISECLVLGVMGEEDDVVLLRPDFPVKNGLRIG; encoded by the coding sequence ATGAGCAGCCTCTCTTTCGATGATTTTAAAAAAATAGACTTGCGCGTGGGCACCATCACTCGTGCCGAAGTGAACGCAGAAGCCCGCAAGCCCGCTTACAAATTATGGATAGATTTCGGGGAACTGGGCGAACGCCGCTCTTCTGCCCAAATCACGCGGCGATACCGTCCACACGAGCTGATAGGACGACAAGTCATCGCAGTGGTCAACTTTCCACCCAAGCAAATAGCCCATTTCATAAGCGAGTGTTTGGTTTTGGGCGTCATGGGCGAAGAAGATGACGTGGTACTTTTGCGTCCCGACTTCCCGGTAAAAAATGGCTTACGCATAGGATAG
- the miaE gene encoding tRNA-(ms[2]io[6]A)-hydroxylase: protein MLGLKLPTDPRWVNIAEKSIEEILIDHAYCEQKAASSCISLIVNYPDKEKIVEVLTPVVAEEWAHFERVLEEMRKRGIKLGPQRRDEYVVRLHELIRKGGSRERRLMDQLLVNALIEARSCERFRLLSQKLSDPELRKFYYELMVSEANHYVNFVNLAKEYNPEAEVKARLQEMLEAEAEIMKSLELRGDRVH, encoded by the coding sequence ATGTTAGGATTGAAACTACCCACAGACCCGCGTTGGGTCAATATTGCCGAAAAAAGTATCGAGGAAATCCTCATTGACCACGCCTATTGCGAGCAAAAGGCGGCTTCGTCTTGCATCAGCTTAATTGTGAACTACCCCGACAAAGAGAAGATTGTAGAGGTGCTTACGCCTGTGGTAGCCGAAGAGTGGGCGCACTTCGAGCGTGTTTTGGAAGAGATGCGCAAACGGGGTATCAAGCTGGGACCTCAACGCCGCGATGAGTATGTGGTGCGCTTGCACGAACTGATTCGCAAAGGAGGGAGTCGCGAGCGCCGTCTCATGGACCAGCTGTTGGTGAATGCCCTCATTGAGGCACGCAGTTGCGAGCGCTTCCGCTTGCTTTCGCAGAAGCTCTCTGACCCCGAGCTGCGTAAGTTTTACTACGAACTGATGGTGTCGGAGGCAAATCACTATGTAAACTTTGTAAATCTGGCAAAGGAATACAACCCCGAAGCGGAAGTGAAAGCACGTTTGCAAGAAATGCTGGAGGCAGAAGCCGAAATAATGAAAAGCTTGGAGTTGCGTGGCGACCGCGTACACTGA
- a CDS encoding outer membrane protein assembly factor BamE, with protein sequence MHSFSFGLSSAKILFIFFVWAMVAAGCRLELPRLEGFDREAWQQDPKGCRGQRLVFETALEKQLDKLIGLRPEEVKRLLGKPDRVRLYRRGQYFYVYYLETGNQCNETLAKEGKRIELRFSSLDKVNEAVLLR encoded by the coding sequence ATGCACAGCTTCAGCTTTGGGCTATCATCTGCAAAAATTTTGTTCATTTTTTTTGTTTGGGCGATGGTGGCGGCGGGCTGCCGCTTGGAATTGCCCCGCTTAGAAGGTTTCGACCGTGAAGCGTGGCAACAAGACCCCAAAGGGTGCAGGGGGCAGCGACTTGTTTTTGAAACAGCACTCGAGAAGCAACTAGATAAGTTGATAGGTTTGCGCCCCGAGGAGGTAAAACGCCTTTTAGGGAAGCCCGACAGGGTGCGCTTGTATCGCCGGGGGCAGTATTTCTATGTTTACTATCTCGAAACAGGCAATCAGTGCAACGAAACCCTTGCCAAAGAGGGGAAGCGCATCGAGCTGCGCTTCTCTTCTCTTGATAAAGTAAATGAGGCTGTTTTGTTGCGCTGA